The following coding sequences are from one Schizosaccharomyces osmophilus chromosome 1, complete sequence window:
- the aco2 gene encoding mitochondrial ribosomal protein subunit L21/aconitate hydratase, fusion protein, whose translation MATLGRMKHGASSLSMIRSDKGIGFFGKQYTGIRGYASRAAFVTPPYQKLVEKLERVRKIFPNEKLTLAEKVLYAHLTNPEESFSGVSPSQIRGSLYLKLNPDRVAMQDASAQMALLQFMTCGLDRTLIPSSIHCDHLIVGHRGANSDIPDSIANNKEIFDFLQSAAKRYGIQFWGPGSGIIHQIVLENYAAPGGMMLGTDSHTPNAGGLGTVAIGVGGADAVDAMTNTPWELKAPKVIGVHLKGALSGWATPKDLILHLAGKLTVRGGTGHIIEYFGPGVESLSCTGMATVCNMGAEVGATTSLFPYTESMKRYLEATHRAEVANAAANVHQQHNYLAADAGAKYDEIVEVNLSELTPSFNGPFTPDLNTPLEKFSKAIETNNWPKKVSAGLIGSCTNSSYQDMSTVVDVVEQATKAGLKPQVPFLVTPGSEQIRATIERDGITKRLEDAGAVVLANACGPCIGMWKRDDKVSTEEPNAILTSFNRNFRSRNDGNPSTMNFLTSPVIVAAKIFSSDLAFDPARDVLQTPDGKPFKFTPPTGIELPPSGFTAGDTSYIPDLNPEPQPETEVTIDPKSTRLEALKPFDAYKGGEMDNLKVAIKVKGKCTTDHISAAGKWLKYKGHLSNICNNTLIGAVNAATGEVNVAYDKGEGMSIPELMWRWNSKGQPWLVVAEHNYGEGSAREHAALQPRALNGRIILTKSFARIHETNLKKQGILPLNFANEADYDKIDAEDKVSTRGITGLLNGALDEPITLIVTKQDGSTVEIPCKHTMSKDQVEFFRAGSALNLIREKARVGGGERNILDSIKRQPGHYADVSLYNQHFIVTEGDQLSLPFLAKGLEVGDTIRFDKVTRLGSRDYTIVGKPYIDISNHTIEATVLSLPKSALSVRVKHKRRHRHDRVMKHKQTYTVLRINKLIIH comes from the exons ATGGCCACATTAGGTCGCATGAAGCATGGAGCTTCAAGCTTGTCGATGATTCGTTCTGACAAGGGAATTGGCTTTTTTGGCAAGCAGTATACTGGCATTAGAGGCTATGCCAGTCGTGCAGCGTTTGTCACACCTCCCTACCAAAAACTCGTTGAAAAGCTTGAACGTGTTCGGAAGATTTTTCCTAATGAAAAACTCACTTTAGCTGAAAAGGTTTTATATGCACACTTGACGAATCCCGAGGAAAGCTTTTCCGGTGTTTCTCCTTCGCAAATTCGCGGCTCTTTGTATTTGAAGTTGAATCCCGATCGCGTCGCCATGCAAGATGCATCGGCCCAAATGGCATTACTTCAGTTTATGACATGTGGTCTTGACCGTACATTAATTCCCTCTAGTATTCACTGCGACCACTTGATTGTCGGTCATCGCGGTGCAAATAGTGATATTCCCGATAGCATTGCcaataataaagaaatttttgatttccttcaaagtGCCGCAAAAAGATACGGTATACAATTTTGGGGTCCTGGAAGTGGTATTATTCATCAAAtcgttttggaaaattacGCTGCTCCGGGTGGAATGATGCTGGGAACAGATTCTCACACACCCAATGCTGGTGGTTTGGGTACGGTTGCCATTGGCGTTGGTGGTGCCGATGCCGTGGATGCCATGACCAATACTCCTTGGGAGTTGAAGGCACCTAAAGTTATTGGTGTACATCTCAAGGGCGCTTTGTCTGGCTGGGCTACCCCCAAAGATCTTATTCTTCATTTAGCTGGAAAACTTACTGTTCGTGGTGGTACTGGTCATATTATTGAATACTTTGGTCCTGGTGTTGAATCTCTCTCGTGTACAGGAATGGCTACTGTATGCAATATGGGTGCCGAGGTGGGCGCAACTACTTCTTTATTCCCATATACCGAATCGATGAAGCGTTATTTAGAAGCCACTCATCGTGCAGAAGTTGCCAATGCAGCTGCAAATGTCCATCAACAACACAATTACTTGGCTGCTGATGCAGGTGCTAAGTATGATGAGATTGTTGAAGTTAATCTTTCTGAACTTACCCCCTCTTTCAATGGCCCTTTTACTCCTGATTTGAACACTCCCCTCGAAAAATTCAGCAAAGCTATTGAAACGAACAATTGGCCCAAAAAGGTCTCTGCTGGTCTTATCGGATCTTGCACCAACTCCTCTTACCAAGATATGTCCACTGTTGTTGACGTCGTGGAACAAGCTACAAAAGCCGGTTTGAAGCCACAAGTACCTTTCTTAGTTACTCCTGGCAGTGAACAAATTCGTGCAACTATTGAACGTGACGGTATCACAAAGCGTTTAGAAGATGCTGGTGCTGTCGTTCTTGCTAATGCATGCGGTCCTTGTATAGGTATGTGGAAGCGTGATGATAAGGTATCTACAGAAGAACCAAACGCTATTTTGACTAGCTTCAACCGTAACTTCCGTTCTCGTAATGATGGTAACCCATCTACCATGAACTTTTTGACTAGCCCTGTCATCGTCGCTGCTAAGATCTTCTCCTCAGACCTTGCATTTGATCCTGCCCGTGATGTCCTTCAGACTCCAGATGGCAAACCTTTCAAGTTCACTCCGCCTACCGGTATTGAACTTCCTCCATCTGGTTTTACTGCTGGTGATACTTCGTACATTCCCGATCTTAACCCAGAACCTCAACCTGAAACCGAAGTAACAATCGATCCTAAGTCTACACGTTTGGAGGCCCTCAAACCTTTTGATGCTTACAAAGGTGGAGAGATGGATAACTTAAAGGTTGCCATAAAGGTTAAGGGAAAATGTACAACAGATCACATCTCTGCTGCTGGTAAATGGTTGAAGTATAAGGGACATTTGAGTAACATCTGTAACAATACTCTCATTGGTGCTGTTAATGCTGCTACTGGTGAGGTTAACGTAGCATATGATAAGGGAGAAGGCATGAGTATTCCTGAATTAATGTGGAGGTGGAACAGTAAAGGCCAACCATGGTTGGTTGTAGCTGAACACAACTACGGTGAAGGATCTGCTCGTGAACATGCCGCTTTGCAACCTCGCGCTTTGAATGGTCGAATTATTCTGACTAAATCATTTGCTCGTATTCACGAAACTaacttgaaaaagcaagGTATTCTTCCACTGAATTTTGCCAACGAAGCTGATTACGACAAAATTGATGCTGAAGATAAAGTATCTACTCGAGGTATTACAGGTTTACTTAATGGCGCTTTGGATGAGCCCATTACTCTTATCGTTACCAAACAAGATGGCTCTACAGTAGAGATTCCTTGCAAGCATACGATGAGTAAAGATCAGGTAGAATTTTTCAGGGCTGGTTCAGCTTTGAACCTGATTCGTGAAAAAGCTCGTGTTGGTGGAGGAGAACGAAACATATTAGATTCAATAAAACGACAACCTGGTCATTACGCTGATGTGAGTTTATATAACCAACATTTTATAGTCACCGAAGGTGACCAGTTGAGCCTACCCTTTCTAGCAAAAGGACTGGAGGTAGGAGATACTATACGTTTTGATAAAGTTACCAGGCTGGGCTCTAGGGATTATACTATTGTTGGCAAACCATATATAGACATTTCTAACCATACCATTGAAGCAACAGTATTATCACTCCCCAAAAGTGCATTAAGCGTGCGCGTCAAACACAAGCGTCGTCATAGACATGATCGTGTAATGAAGCATAAACAAACCTACACAGTTTTGAG AATCAACAAATTAATCATTCATTAA
- the wtf9 gene encoding wtf meiotic driver (syntenic with wtf4 in CBS 15792): protein MKNSYTPVSSLEASLKTLNDEKSGIQISDGTPPRYSGTIAINSIKCEALIDNVLVATFHTVVFDAFCLASSFGLKKYGVFENLNPAVYWLIFITINTFLFLVLTSMLCTVPANQKNRSVSKMRGHSNEEIKLNLLMTKELKFEVSWLFISVVLPKPLYFFFDFCAIFESPDAYEIR from the exons atgaagaatagTTACACTCCTGTTTCGAGTTTGGAAGCCTCCCTTAAAacgctcaatgatgaaaagtcaGGCATTCAAATTTCAGATGGCACACCGCCTCGATATTCTG GGACAATTgcaataaattcaataaagtGTGAAGCATTGATAGACAATGTGCTTGTCGCAACATTCCATACAGTTGTTTTCGATGCCTTCTGTTTAGCCTCATCTTTTGGCCTGAAGAAGTACGGAgtgtttgaaaatttgaaccCTGCTGTTTACTGGTTGATTTTTATCACAATAAACACATtcttatttcttgttttgacGAGTATGTTGTGTACTGTTCCAGCAAATCAAAAG AATCGTTCAGTATCCAAGATGAGAGGACATTCgaacgaagaaatcaaaCTTAACCTCTTGATGACAAAAGAACTGAAGTTTGAGGTTTCGTGgttatttatttctgtAGTCTTGCCGAAACCattgtatttctttttcgatttttgCGCCATCTTTGAAAGCCCCGACGCTTATGAAATCCGCTAA
- the ade6 gene encoding phosphoribosylaminoimidazole carboxylase Ade6: protein MDSSSVVGILGGGQLGRMMLEAAHRLNIRCVVVDAPNCPAKQIDGGRDHIDASFRDENAIAELAKKCTVVTTEIEHINTNALESISSTVSVEPAYSTLRCIQDKYLQKQHLQTFHVALPEFWDAPNQAAVETAGQKVGYPFVLKSKTLAYDGRGNYVVRQPQEIPEGIKALGDRPLYVEKFVPFSMEIAVMVVRTLDGNVYAYPTTETIQKDNICHLVYAPARLPHHLQKRAQTLAMDAVRTFKGAGIYGVEMFVLQDGETVLLNEIAPRPHNSGHYTIEACPTSQFEAHIRAITGLPFTEANTRLSTATTHALMVNLLGGEDPNYVFRIAKRSLLIPGATLHLYGKGESRKGRKMGHITIVADSSQECERRYEMLIEEEEKAQAPSEPPMVGIIMGSDSDLSKMKDAAIILDQFKVPYEVTIVSAHRTPERMVTYARSAASRGLRAIIAGAGGAAHLPGMVAAMTPLPVIGVPVKGSSLDGVDSLHSIVQMPRGVPVATVAINNSTNAGLLACRILASFRPDLLHALEEYMDNMRDVVLEKADRLEQSGWKNYTV from the coding sequence AtggattcttcttctgtgGTAGGAATTTTAGGAGGTGGTCAGTTAGGCCGAATGATGTTAGAGGCTGCTCATCGTTTAAATATTCGTTGTGTCGTAGTTGACGCTCCAAACTGCCCAGCAAAACAGATTGACGGTGGTCGTGATCATATTGATGCTTCTTTCCGTGATGAAAATGCGATCGCAGAACTTGCCAAAAAATGTACAGTAGTCACCACTGAAATTGAGCACATCAACACCAATGCTCTGGAGTCTATCTCGTCTACCGTCTCTGTAGAGCCTGCTTATTCTACTTTAAGATGCATTCAAGACAAGTACTTACAGAAACAGCATCTTCAAACATTCCATGTTGCTTTACCCGAGTTTTGGGATGCTCCTAATCAAGCTGCAGTTGAGACTGCCGGACAAAAGGTTGGTTATCCGTTTGTTCTTAAGAGCAAGACTCTCGCTTATGATGGAAGAGGAAACTACGTTGTTCGTCAACCCCAAGAGATTCCTGAGGGTATTAAGGCATTAGGAGATCGCCCTCTGTATGTCGAAAAATTCGTTCCTTTCTCAATGGAGATCGCCGTAATGGTGGTTCGTACTTTAGATGGTAACGTCTATGCTTACCCTACTACGGAAACTATACAAAAAGACAACATTTGTCATTTGGTTTACGCTCCCGCCCGTCTCCCtcatcatcttcaaaagCGTGCCCAAACCCTTGCCATGGATGCTGTTCGTACCTTCAAGGGTGCTGGCATTTATGGTGTAGAAATGTTCGTACTACAAGATGGAGAAACTGTCTTGTTGAACGAAATTGCCCCTCGTCCTCATAATTCTGGCCATTATACAATCGAAGCCTGTCCTACTTCCCAGTTTGAAGCACATATCCGCGCAATTACAGGTCTCCCTTTCACCGAAGCCAACACCCGTTTAAGTACTGCAACTACACATGCTCTTATGGTAAACTTGCTTGGTGGTGAAGACCCCAACTACGTTTTTCGAATTGCAAAGCGCTCTCTTTTAATACCCGGTGCTACTTTGCACTTGTACGGAAAAGGTGAATccagaaaaggaagaaagatGGGTCATATTACCATTGTTGCCGACTCTTCTCAAGAATGCGAACGCAGATACGAAATGTTGatagaggaagaagaaaaggctCAGGCTCCCTCCGAGCCTCCCATGGTTGGAATTATCATGGGTTCCGATTCTGATTTGTCTAAAATGAAGGATGCTGCTATTATCTTGGATCAATTTAAAGTCCCCTATGAAGTAACTATTGTGTCTGCTCATCGCACCCCTGAACGAATGGTCACCTACGCTCGTTCTGCTGCTTCCCGTGGTCTTCGAGCTATTATAGCAGGCGCTGGAGGTGCTGCTCATTTGCCCGGTATGGTTGCAGCAATGACTCCTTTACCTGTAATTGGTGTTCCTGTTAAAGGAAGCTCTTTAGATGGTGTTGATTCTCTCCATTCCATCGTTCAAATGCCACGAGGCGTGCCTGTTGCCACTGTTGCTATCAACAACAGCACGAACGCCGGTCTTCTGGCTTGCCGTATATTGGCATCTTTTCGCCCTGATTTGTTGCACGCTTTGGAAGAATATATGGATAATATGCGTGATGTAGTGCTTGAAAAAGCCGACCGCTTAGAGCAAAGTGGGTGGAAAAATTACACAGTATAA
- the vtc4 gene encoding vacuolar transporter chaperone (VTC) complex subunit has protein sequence MKFGQLLKETLVREYQYSYVNYDKLKKEIKKRNDDGGWSEEDESDFVELLEKELDKVFSFQKAKSEETLERIRFCEEQTSDAVSRLNSDAPPTDADFMTLETELTDIMATVHDLAKFCELNYTAFYKIVKKHDKHTSWSLKPVFAVRLNARPFYKEQYDLLIVKLSRLYDFIRTRGSPIRGDNAAGGTQQNFVRQTTKYWVHPSNVTELKLYILKHLPVLVFNPNKEFTREDSAISSIYYDNDDLEFYLGRLEKHEGAEAIRLRWYGSMENNNIFVERKTHREDWTGEKSVKARFPLKEKNVNAFLRGDYTVKEAFTKMRKEGKKPISEIENLERLAKEVQYTVISKGMKPYVRSFYERTAFQLPGDARVRISLDSNLALVREDGPNRAGNNWRRMDIGIDYPFNQIPDEDVVRFPYAILEVKLQTQFGQDPPEWVNNLVNSHLVEAVPKFSKFIHGVSSLFYDRIDMLPYWFPQMSTDIRKPANNTVRPVKSLSDVPSSSASQHVSDNENTQSSNVLDEEARIPSSSTVRRNENLHRAHDQFDDLDERTSLLSRGERRDHDSFISLITTKLKAIKDSFFLETVPKFEESNEPSILYEQNFTAPPGKRIYVPVRVEPKTYFALERTYLDYLRYSILMGSIGIALFNFSHTRAGILAASCFTLVALSAIIYTTLLYLWRAVNIAKHNAVRYDDRFGPTVVCGITTIAIVANIVFNFKA, from the coding sequence atgaagttTGGCCAATTGCTGAAAGAAACGCTAGTACGGGAATATCAATACTCATACGTAAACTATGACAAactaaagaaagaaattaaaaagagaaatgatGATGGAGGCTGGTCCGAAGAGGATGAGTCCGACTTTGTTGAATTACTAGAAAAAGAGCTCGacaaagttttttcttttcaaaaggcGAAATCAGAAGAGACACTGGAACGCATCCGCTTCTGTGAGGAACAAACTTCGGATGCTGTTAGTCGTCTTAATAGCGATGCTCCTCCAACGGATGCTGATTTCATGACTTTGGAAACTGAACTTACGGACATTATGGCAACGGTGCATGATTTGGCGAAGTTTTGTGAACTCAATTACACTgctttttacaaaatcGTTAAGAAACATGATAAGCATACCTCTTGGTCACTAAAGCCTGTTTTTGCCGTTCGTTTGAATGCCCGTCCTTTTTACAAAGAACAATATGATCTTTTAATAGTAAAGCTTAGTCGACTGTACGATTTCATTCGTACTCGTGGCAGCCCCATTAGGGGCGATAATGCAGCTGGCGGTACTCAACAGAATTTTGTTCGTCAAACTACGAAGTACTGGGTTCACCCTTCCAACGTAACAGAGCTAAAACTTTATATTCTCAAGCATTTGCCTGTTTTGGTCTTCAATCCCAATAAAGAGTTCACCCGTGAAGATTCTGCTATTTCAAGTATTTATTACGACAACGACGATCTAGAGTTTTATCTTGGTCGCCTTGAAAAGCACGAAGGTGCGGAAGCTATACGTCTTCGTTGGTATGGCAGTATGGAAAACAACAACATTTTCGTTGAGCGCAAAACTCATCGTGAAGATTGGACCGGAGAAAAAAGTGTAAAGGCCAGATTTCcgttaaaggaaaaaaacgTTAACGCCTTTTTACGCGGTGATTACACCGTTAAAGAAGCCTTTACGAAAATGCGaaaagaagggaaaaaaccaatctctgaaattgaaaatctGGAACGGCTGGCAAAGGAAGTTCAGTATACTGTTATAAGTAAAGGAATGAAGCCATACGTTCGAAGTTTCTATGAAAGAACTGCATTCCAACTGCCAGGTGATGCTCGTGTTCGTATCTCCTTGGACTCTAATTTGGCATTGGTTCGAGAAGATGGTCCAAATCGTGCTGGAAACAATTGGCGCCGTATGGACATCGGAATTGACTACCCCTTTAATCAAATTCCCGATGAAGATGTGGTGCGCTTTCCTTATGCTATTCTAGAAGTAAAACTTCAGACCCAGTTTGGCCAGGATCCCCCCGAATGGGTAAATAATTTGGTAAACAGTCATCTCGTTGAAGCAGTGCCTAAATTTTCTAAGTTTATCCATGGTGTTTCTAGCCTATTTTATGATCGTATTGATATGCTTCCTTACTGGTTTCCACAAATGTCAACAGATATTAGAAAGCCTGCTAATAATACCGTTCGTCCCGTGAAGAGTTTAAGCGATGTTCCTAGTTCTTCGGCATCCCAGCATGTATCTGATAACGAGAACACACAATCGAGTAATGTCTTAGATGAAGAAGCGCGTATACCGTCATCATCTACTGtcagaagaaatgaaaatctCCACCGTGCTCATGATCAATTTGATGACTTAGATGAACGCACTTCCTTATTAAGCAGAGGTGAACGAAGAGATcatgattcttttatttccttaATCACTACAAAACTAAAAGCTATAAAGGATAGTTTCTTTCTAGAAACCGTTCCAAAgtttgaagaatcaaacGAGCCTTCAATATTGTATGAGCAGAATTTTACAGCTCCTCCTGgcaaaagaatatatgTTCCTGTTCGTGTGGAACCAAAAACATATTTCGCTTTAGAGCGTACCTATTTGGATTATTTGCGTTATTCAATTTTGATGGGTTCCATTGGCATTGCcttgtttaatttttctcATACTCGTGCAGGTATACTAGCAGCATCCTGTTTTACTCTCGTTGCCTTGTCTGCTATTATTTATACCAcccttttgtatttatgGCGAGCTGTTAATATTGCTAAGCACAATGCTGTGCGATACGATGATCGATTTGGTCCAACTGTTGTTTGCGGTATAACTACAATTGCAATCGTCGCCAAcattgtttttaatttcaaagCCTAA
- the rpl3402 gene encoding 60S ribosomal protein L34 yields MAQRVTYRRRLAYNTRSNKTRIIKTPGNKVRYLHIKKLGTIPRCGDTGVPLQGIPALRPREFARLSHNKKTVQRAYGGNLSANAVKDRIVRAFLIEEQKIVKQKLKQLGDKK; encoded by the coding sequence ATGGCCCAAAGAGTTACTTATCGTCGTCGTTTGGCCTACAACACTCGTAGCAATAAAACCAGAATTATCAAGACTCCTGGAAATAAAGTGCGCTACTTGCACATTAAAAAATTAGGAACCATTCCTCGATGTGGTGATACTGGTGTTCCCTTGCAAGGTATTCCTGCTTTACGTCCCCGTGAGTTTGCTCGTCTTTCccacaacaaaaaaaccGTCCAGCGTGCTTATGGTGGTAATTTAAGTGCCAATGCTGTGAAAGACCGCATTGTTCGTGCCTTTTTGATCGAGGAACAAAAGATCGTTAAgcaaaaattgaagcaaTTGGGCGATAAGAAGTAA
- the phb2 gene encoding prohibitin Phb2, giving the protein MNRQKPFQQMNEIIKRGMPKGKNAFTGTGLILALGLAGFAVQTSLFNVDGGHRVIKYSRVGGVKNFIYPEGTHFLIPWIETPIDYDVRAKPRNVSSLTGTKDLQMVNINCRVLSRPVVEALPKIYRTLGGDYDERVLPSIVNEVLKSVVAQFNASQLITQRERVSRLVRENLMKRAARFNILLDDVSLTHVQFSPEFTAAVEAKQIAQQDAQRATFYVDHARMEKQGFIVRAQGEGRAAQLIGDAIKNKPGFVELRRLETAREIATILSKSNNKVMLSASTLLLDN; this is encoded by the exons ATGAATCGTCAAAAACCTTTTCAGCAAATGAATGAGATTATTAAGCGTGGAATGCCTAAGGGAAAAAACGCTTTCACGGGAACTGGCCTAATTCTGGCTCTGGGTCTGGCTGGATTTGCCGTTCAAACTTCTCTATTCAACGTGGACGGTGGTCACCGTGTGATTAAATATAGTCGTGTTGGAGGTGTGAAGAACTTCATTTATCCTGAAGGAACGCATTTCCTCATTCCTTGGATCGAAACTCCTATTGATTACGATGTCCGTGCGAAACCCAGAAATGTCTCTTCTTTGACCGGTACAAAAG ATCTTCAAATGGTTAACATCAACTGCCGTGTTCTTTCTCGTCCTGTCGTTGAGGCTTTACCCAAAATTTACCGGACCTTAGGTGGAGATTACGACGAGCGAGTCTTACCATCCATCGTCAATGAGGTTTTGAAAAGCGTTGTTGCACAATTTAATGCCAGTCAATTGATTACTCAACGTGAACGTGTATCTCGATTGGTTCGTGAAAACTTAATGAAGCGTGCTGCTAGATTtaatattcttttggacGATGTCTCTTTGACACATG TTCAATTTTCCCCTGAGTTTACAGCAGCCGTAGAGGCTAAACAAATTGCTCAGCAGGATGCACAAAGAG CTACCTTCTACGTTGACCATGCTCGCATGGAGAAGCAAGGATTTATTGTTCGTGCTCAAGGTGAGGGTAGAGCAGCCCAATTGATTGGTGATGccataaaaaataagccTGGCTTTGTTGAACTTCGTAGACTGGAAACAGCTAGAGAAATTGCAACTATTCTTTCCAAGAGTAATAACAAGGTTATGCTGAGCGCTAGCACCCTTTTACTGGATAACTAG